The Ciconia boyciana chromosome 2, ASM3463844v1, whole genome shotgun sequence genome has a segment encoding these proteins:
- the NBN gene encoding nibrin: MWKLVPAAEKGELYRLLSGTEYVVGRKNCAILIQDDQSISRSHAVLTISHPETTPSQSLSVPVLTVTDTSKYGTFVNGSKLDGTSVSLQSGDRINFGVFQSKFRVEYEPLVVCSSCLDVAQKTALNQAIQQLGGLVVNEWTKECTHLVMVSVKVTVKTICALICGRPIIKPEFFVELIKAIQSRQQLPNHESFYPPVDEPSIGIGKLDLCERHERKKIFSGKTFVFLTAKQHKKLSPAIILGGGEAKLMTEGRKETSLLLSPEVCVVDVGLTNAQIPGSDSVRNWTDSILTVLQSKDLRAIPEAEIGLAVIFVSTEKYCNPQKQPGNKAVTKSTPASAVVGQAISHSLAMDETIMLTAADNSTVYVADTEIEEQTCMEIENTPQMDKRGKMAFQDITTVKKNPSTSGNVNAGASISRVNRTSGFSQKSHPVSPSKISEAGKPNECASRPQSNSIMNYFQVARKRERAEEGEETSVPKLAKLEERSSPVSKGAEPTASSVWNSEAEQYQKEKDILDPNPNFALEDTGVKLMRESGKLASDKTDTKITSSENHAPKKRKELDDLSEDTEALEIVFGSRDLDCEDQMADHNQEAQGNTQKKRCLEAKGSWIQEVNVKQREENQILKEEEPGSLLTSEMKSEIRKELPVLNHNKLQDDSSNLPSRLLLTEFRSLVVSHSRQNSQFTGNTSYRGKKNFKMFKKVAYPGAGQLQYIIGGSDLIAHHAKKNSELEDWLRQEMEEQNRHAREESLADDLFRYDPNVKRRR, encoded by the exons ATGTGGAAGCTGGTGCCCGCCGCAGAAAAAG gAGAGCTCTATCGGCTTTTAAGTGGTACAGAATATGTTGTTGGACGCAAAAACTGCGCAATTTTAATTCAGGATGATCAGTCCATCAGTCGAAGTCATGCAGTTCTGACAATAAGTCATCCTGAAACAACCCCT agccAGTCTCTCTCAGTCCCTGTATTAACAGTAACAGATACATCTAAATATGGTACCTTTGTTAATGGATCAAAACTTGATGGCACTTCAGTGTCTTTGCAGTCTGGTGACAGAATCAACTTCGGAGTCTTTCAGAGCAAGTTTAG AGTAGAGTATGAACCTTTGGTTGTCTGCTCCTCATGTTTAGATGTTGCtcagaaaactgctttaaatcAAGCCATCCAGCAGCTTGGAGGCCTTGTAGTGAATGAATGGACAAAAGAGTGTACTCACCTTGTAATGGTATCAGTAAAAGTTACTGTTAAG acTATATGTGCTTTGATTTGTGGTCGACCAATTATAAAACCAGAGTTTTTTGTTGAATTAATCAAAGCTATTCAGTCCAGGCAACAGTTGCCAAATCATGAAAG CTTCTATCCTCCAGTTGATGAGCCTTCCATTGGCATTGGAAAACTGGATTTATGTGAGCgtcatgaaaggaaaaaaatattcagtggaAAAACTTTTGTATTTCTAACTGCCAAGCAG CACAAGAAACTGAGTCCAGCAATTATTCTTGGAGGAGGGGAAGCAAAATTGATGAcggagggaagaaaagaaacatctttacTGCTTTCTCCTGAAGTATGTGTTGTTGATGTGGGGTTGACAAATGCTCAGATCCCAGGATCTGACTCCGTGAGAAACTGGACTGATTCCATTCTGACTGTCTTGCAAAG CAAGGATCTCAGGGCTATTCCCGAGGCAGAAATTGGATTGGCAGTTATCTTTGTGTctacagaaaaatactgcaacCCTCAAAAGCAGCCTGGTAACAAAG CTGTAACTAAAAGTACTCCTGCATCAGCTGTTGTAGGGCAAGCCATTTCTCATAGTTTGGCTATGGATGAAACCATAATGCTAACTGCTGCAGATAACAGCACAGTATATGTAGCTGATACAGAAATAGAAGAGCAGACATG TATGGAGATAGAGAATACTCCCCAGATGgacaaaagagggaaaatggCTTTCCAGGATATAAccactgtaaagaaaaaccCTAGCACAAGTGGCAATGTAAATGCAGGAGCATCAATATCTAGAGTGAACAGAACATCTGGGTTTAGTCAAAAAAGTCATCCTGTCTCACCATCTAAAATTTCAGAAGCTGGTAAACCTAATGAGTGCGCTTCACGTCCCCAGTCTAACTCAATTATGAATTACTTCCAGGTAGCTAGAAAAAG GGAGAGAgctgaagaaggagaagaaacatcTGTACCCAAACTAGCAAAACTGGAGGAAAGGTCATCACCTGTTTCCAAGGGCGCTGAACCCACAGCTTCATCAGTGTGGAACAGTGAAGCAGAACAgtatcaaaaggaaaaggacatCCTGGACCCAAACCCAAATTTTGCATTGGAAGACACAGGTGTAAAGCTTATGAGGGAAAGTGGCAAACTAGCAAGTGATAAAACAGACACTAAAATTACTTCTAGTGAAAATCATGCaccaaagaagagaaaggagttAGATGATTTATCTGAAGATACAGAGGCTCTAGAAATTGTGTTTGGAAGCAGAGACCTAGACTGCGAAGATCAAATGGCAGATCATAACCAGGAAGCTCaaggaaatacacaaaaaaaaagatgtttggaaGCCAAAGGAAGCTGGATTCAAGAAGTAAATgtaaagcagagagaggagaatcAAATATTG aAAGAAGAGGAACCTGGATCACTTCtaacttcagaaatgaaaagtgaGATCAGGAAAGAGTTGCCAGTCTTG AACCACAACAAACTTCAAGATGACTCCAGCAATCTTCCTAGCAGACTTCTGTTGACTGAGTTTAGATCATTGGTTGTCAGCCATTCAAGACAGAACAGTCAGTTTACTGGAAATACCAGCTACcggggaaagaaaaatttcaaaatgttcaaaaag GTAGCTTATCCAGGGGCAGGACAACTTCAGTATATTATTGGAGGATCAGATTTGATTGCTCATCATGCTAAAAAGAATTCAGAGCTAGAAGACTGGTTAAGGCAAGAAATGGAG GAACAGAACCGACATGCAAGAGAAGAATCACTTGCTGATGATCTCTTTAG ATATGATCCTAATGTGAAAAGGAGAAGATAA